A window of Vibrio ishigakensis contains these coding sequences:
- the hemF gene encoding oxygen-dependent coproporphyrinogen oxidase: MQSVDKQAVKEFLLGLQDSICAELEQADGKAKFAEDAWKREQGGGGRTRVMKGGDIFEQGGVNFSHVYGDKMPASATAHRPELAGRKFEAMGVSLVIHPNNPYIPTSHANVRFFIAEKEGSDPIWWFGGGFDLTPFYPYEEDCQHWHETAKAICAPFGDEIYAEHKKWCDDYFFLPHRQETRGVGGLFFDDLNQWGFDKCFAYMKAVGEGYTQAYLPIVEKRKDSEYTDQQRQFQLYRRGRYVEFNLVYDRGTLFGLQSGGRTESILMSMPPLARWEYNYQVEPGSHEDKLYKEFLSPREW, from the coding sequence ATGCAGTCAGTAGATAAGCAAGCAGTTAAAGAATTCCTACTCGGTCTTCAAGATAGTATCTGTGCTGAACTGGAACAGGCTGATGGCAAAGCCAAGTTTGCAGAAGATGCTTGGAAGCGTGAGCAGGGCGGTGGTGGTCGAACCCGCGTAATGAAGGGTGGTGACATCTTTGAACAAGGTGGGGTTAACTTCTCTCACGTTTATGGCGACAAGATGCCTGCCTCAGCTACTGCTCATCGTCCAGAATTAGCAGGGCGTAAGTTTGAAGCTATGGGCGTCTCTTTAGTTATCCATCCCAATAATCCATATATTCCAACCTCTCACGCGAATGTGCGCTTCTTTATTGCGGAGAAAGAGGGAAGTGACCCTATCTGGTGGTTCGGGGGTGGCTTTGACCTAACCCCTTTCTATCCTTATGAGGAAGATTGTCAGCATTGGCATGAAACTGCTAAGGCTATTTGTGCGCCTTTCGGTGATGAGATCTATGCAGAACACAAGAAATGGTGCGATGACTATTTCTTCCTACCACATCGCCAAGAGACCCGAGGGGTAGGTGGCTTATTCTTTGATGACCTAAACCAATGGGGCTTCGACAAGTGCTTTGCTTACATGAAAGCCGTAGGTGAGGGTTACACGCAGGCATATCTTCCGATTGTTGAAAAACGTAAAGACAGCGAGTACACCGATCAGCAGAGACAATTCCAGCTGTATCGTCGAGGTCGCTATGTCGAGTTCAATCTAGTGTATGACAGAGGCACTTTGTTCGGACTGCAAAGTGGTGGTCGTACTGAGTCTATCCTGATGTCTATGCCACCTTTGGCTCGCTGGGAGTACAACTATCAGGTGGAGCCGGGTTCACACGAAGATAAGCTATATAAAGAGTTTTTGAGTCCGCGAGAGTGGTAA
- the purE gene encoding 5-(carboxyamino)imidazole ribonucleotide mutase, protein MQVGIIMGSKSDWPTMKLAAEMLDQFGVSYETKVVSAHRTPQLLADYSNSAKDRGIKVIIAGAGGAAHLPGMCAAFTSLPVLGVPVQSRALKGMDSLLSIVQMPKGIAVGTLAIGEAGAANAGILAAQIIGTHVPEVMEKVEAFRKEQTDTVLANPNPAED, encoded by the coding sequence ATGCAAGTCGGTATTATCATGGGTTCTAAGTCAGATTGGCCAACGATGAAACTCGCTGCAGAAATGCTTGATCAGTTCGGTGTTAGCTACGAAACCAAGGTAGTTTCAGCTCACCGTACACCTCAACTACTCGCGGATTATTCTAACAGTGCCAAAGATCGTGGTATCAAGGTGATCATCGCTGGTGCTGGCGGTGCAGCTCACCTTCCGGGTATGTGTGCAGCTTTTACTAGCCTGCCAGTTCTTGGTGTTCCAGTTCAGTCTCGTGCACTTAAAGGCATGGACTCACTACTGTCTATCGTGCAAATGCCTAAAGGCATCGCGGTGGGTACGCTAGCTATCGGTGAAGCCGGCGCTGCGAACGCAGGTATCCTAGCTGCTCAAATCATCGGTACTCATGTTCCTGAGGTGATGGAAAAGGTTGAAGCCTTCCGCAAGGAACAAACCGATACCGTTCTAGCAAATCCAAACCCAGCTGAGGACTAA
- a CDS encoding Sua5/YciO/YrdC/YwlC family protein, producing the protein MILMDGAVEALQQGRVIAYPTEAVFGVGCDPDNQQALEALIELKQRDTAKGLILIAASFEQLLPYIDATQLTQEQLDTVFQSWPGPVTWVMPISKKTHELVHGQFDTVAVRVTDHPTVQKLCLEFGKPITSTSANLSGLPPCTTTEQVIEQLGDEKVFVVNGVVGDRQNPSEIRDARTLKVLRQG; encoded by the coding sequence ATGATTTTAATGGATGGTGCAGTAGAGGCACTACAACAAGGACGAGTGATCGCCTATCCAACAGAGGCGGTATTCGGCGTGGGCTGTGACCCTGATAATCAACAAGCGCTTGAGGCTCTCATTGAACTAAAGCAAAGAGATACAGCTAAAGGGCTTATCTTGATTGCGGCAAGCTTCGAACAGCTTCTTCCCTATATAGACGCTACTCAGTTGACTCAAGAGCAGCTAGATACAGTATTTCAAAGTTGGCCAGGCCCTGTGACTTGGGTGATGCCTATCAGCAAAAAGACCCATGAATTGGTGCACGGCCAATTCGATACAGTCGCGGTACGTGTTACTGACCACCCAACGGTGCAGAAGCTGTGCTTAGAATTCGGCAAACCTATTACTTCGACTAGCGCTAACCTCTCCGGTCTCCCACCGTGTACAACCACAGAGCAAGTTATCGAGCAGCTTGGTGATGAGAAGGTATTTGTAGTGAATGGTGTGGTAGGTGATAGACAAAACCCGTCAGAAATCCGTGATGCGAGAACGCTTAAAGTATTAAGGCAGGGATAA
- a CDS encoding aminopeptidase P family protein — MLEQIESRVAALRTWMQQSNLDAFIIPHEDEFLGEYIPEHNERLHWISNFTGSAGAVIVTRDKAAIFVDGRYTVQVTKQTPDSIFEYQHLIENPPLTWALSKLEKGSKLGVDPKMHSGAWLANAEEKVADFLELVCVDQNPIDSLWEDRPTPSPEKIRLMGNEWVGQSSLNKRGLIGKSIAESGADCAVITALDSICWLLNIRGSDVSRLPVVLSHAIIHANGSTELFVDSARIPDGFDQHVAEGVTVISPESLSDRLIALNGKKVILDATNSNAWFGITLEKAGAEVIDSDDPCLMPKAAKNSVEAEGMRQSHIRDGVAMVKFLSWFDKQNDQGNLLDEGTLSDKLEQFRRLDDSLVDLSFDTISAAAHNAAMCHYNHINEPEPGVLNNNTMYLVDSGGQYPDGTTDITRTIAVGTPTHEMKRLFTLVLKGHIALATARFPVGTCGHQLDALARQHLWQHGFDYDHGTGHGVGHFLSVHEGPQRISKAYNKVALQPGMVLSNEPGYYRENQFGIRIENLEIVVEVETKGDMKVLGFESLTRCPIDTRNIDLTLLNANEIEWLNDYHAKVVTDLEPLLGDEEQAWLRNATTPVEFA; from the coding sequence AGCAACCTAGACGCATTTATTATTCCACATGAGGACGAGTTCCTCGGCGAATACATTCCAGAGCATAACGAGCGTTTACACTGGATCTCAAATTTCACAGGTTCTGCTGGCGCCGTAATTGTTACCCGCGACAAAGCCGCTATCTTTGTTGATGGCCGCTATACAGTTCAGGTTACTAAACAAACCCCAGACTCTATCTTTGAATACCAGCACCTTATTGAAAACCCACCTTTAACTTGGGCACTATCTAAGCTGGAAAAAGGTAGCAAGTTGGGCGTTGATCCTAAGATGCACTCAGGTGCTTGGTTAGCTAATGCAGAAGAGAAGGTTGCTGACTTTCTTGAGTTAGTATGCGTTGATCAAAATCCTATTGATTCACTGTGGGAAGACCGCCCGACACCCTCACCTGAGAAGATTCGCTTGATGGGTAATGAGTGGGTTGGCCAAAGCAGCCTAAATAAGCGTGGGCTTATTGGGAAAAGCATTGCTGAATCCGGTGCAGATTGCGCTGTCATCACAGCTCTAGACTCTATCTGCTGGCTACTTAACATTCGTGGTAGCGACGTATCACGCCTACCTGTAGTGCTAAGCCACGCAATCATTCATGCAAACGGCAGCACTGAGCTGTTCGTTGATTCAGCTAGAATCCCTGACGGCTTTGATCAGCATGTGGCTGAGGGCGTTACTGTTATTTCTCCAGAATCACTTTCAGATCGCCTTATTGCTCTAAATGGCAAAAAGGTAATTCTTGATGCGACTAACAGCAATGCTTGGTTTGGCATCACATTGGAAAAAGCTGGTGCAGAAGTCATAGATAGTGATGACCCTTGTCTAATGCCAAAAGCGGCTAAGAATTCCGTTGAAGCTGAAGGCATGCGTCAAAGCCATATCCGTGATGGTGTAGCCATGGTGAAATTCCTATCTTGGTTCGACAAGCAGAATGACCAAGGCAACCTACTTGATGAAGGCACCCTATCTGACAAACTCGAACAGTTCCGTCGCTTGGATGATAGCCTCGTAGACTTGAGCTTCGATACCATTTCAGCAGCAGCACATAATGCAGCTATGTGTCACTACAACCACATCAATGAGCCAGAGCCAGGTGTACTTAACAACAACACCATGTATCTGGTGGACTCTGGTGGTCAATATCCTGATGGCACAACTGACATCACTCGTACTATAGCTGTTGGTACTCCAACTCACGAGATGAAGCGCCTATTCACCCTAGTGCTAAAAGGCCATATTGCTCTGGCTACCGCTCGCTTCCCTGTGGGTACTTGTGGCCACCAACTAGATGCCCTAGCTCGTCAGCACCTGTGGCAACATGGATTTGACTACGACCATGGCACCGGCCACGGCGTTGGTCACTTCCTAAGTGTACACGAAGGCCCTCAACGCATTTCTAAGGCTTACAACAAGGTTGCGCTACAACCGGGAATGGTTCTTTCAAACGAGCCTGGTTATTACCGTGAGAATCAATTCGGTATCCGCATTGAGAATCTAGAGATCGTTGTTGAGGTAGAGACCAAGGGTGACATGAAGGTTCTTGGTTTTGAATCACTGACACGCTGCCCTATCGATACTCGCAATATCGACCTTACTCTTCTAAACGCTAACGAAATTGAGTGGCTAAACGACTATCACGCTAAAGTTGTTACAGACCTTGAACCGCTTCTTGGTGACGAAGAACAAGCATGGCTTCGCAACGCTACGACTCCAGTAGAGTTTGCCTGA
- a CDS encoding gamma carbonic anhydrase family protein — MSSLRSYKGIAPTIAENVYIDDSAVVVGDITIGKDSSIWPQVAARGDVNHIIIGERSNVQDGSVLHVTHKNAANPEGYPLIIGDEVTVGHKVMLHGCTIKNRVLIGMSTTILDGAIVEDDVFIGAGSLVPPGKVLESGYLYLGNPVKKARPLKEAERAFLKKSADNYVNNKNDYINEVKDLN; from the coding sequence ATGAGTTCTTTACGTAGCTATAAAGGTATTGCCCCTACAATTGCAGAGAATGTCTATATAGACGATTCAGCTGTGGTGGTTGGAGACATCACAATTGGTAAGGATTCCAGCATCTGGCCACAGGTAGCTGCACGTGGTGACGTTAACCACATTATTATTGGTGAACGTAGTAACGTCCAAGATGGCTCGGTACTGCACGTTACTCACAAAAATGCGGCTAACCCCGAAGGCTACCCTCTTATTATTGGCGATGAAGTGACTGTAGGTCATAAGGTAATGCTACATGGCTGCACTATTAAGAACCGCGTTCTTATCGGCATGAGCACCACTATATTAGATGGTGCAATAGTAGAAGATGACGTTTTTATAGGTGCCGGTAGTCTGGTACCACCAGGTAAGGTGCTAGAGAGTGGCTACCTTTACCTCGGCAACCCTGTAAAAAAAGCACGTCCACTAAAAGAAGCGGAACGTGCTTTTTTGAAGAAATCTGCTGATAACTATGTAAACAACAAGAATGACTACATAAATGAGGTAAAAGACCTTAACTGA
- the aroE gene encoding shikimate dehydrogenase, producing MNASVDQYAVFGNPIQQSKSPFIHTLFARQTNQNLQYTAKEPEQDEFKQAAELFFSEGGKGCNVTAPFKHDAYEFADRLTERAKLAGAVNTLKKLDDGEIIGDNTDGEGLVQDLLQYNVMLEGARILILGAGGAVRGVLKPLLDQNPKQVVIANRTFSKAQALAEQFQDYGNISAQPLEEVEQSFDVVINSTSAGLTGGLPQVSATIFSSTTISYDMIYGAGKTLFNSWALEQGVVKAYDGLGMLVGQAAESFMLWRGIRPGAKQVLRELRKNLEGM from the coding sequence ATGAACGCTAGTGTCGACCAGTATGCCGTATTTGGTAATCCTATCCAGCAGAGCAAATCACCATTTATCCATACTCTGTTTGCTAGGCAAACCAATCAGAACTTGCAATACACGGCTAAAGAGCCCGAGCAGGATGAGTTTAAACAGGCTGCTGAGCTGTTCTTTTCTGAGGGTGGTAAGGGTTGCAATGTTACTGCGCCTTTTAAGCATGATGCCTATGAGTTTGCAGATCGATTGACTGAGCGAGCAAAACTAGCTGGTGCGGTGAATACCCTTAAAAAGTTAGACGATGGCGAGATCATAGGTGATAACACAGATGGTGAGGGCCTAGTCCAAGACTTACTGCAATACAACGTAATGCTTGAAGGAGCGCGTATCCTTATTCTGGGGGCTGGTGGTGCAGTGCGAGGTGTACTCAAGCCGCTATTAGATCAGAACCCGAAGCAGGTGGTGATTGCTAACCGTACTTTCTCTAAAGCGCAAGCATTGGCAGAACAGTTCCAAGATTACGGCAATATCTCTGCTCAGCCACTTGAAGAAGTAGAGCAAAGCTTTGATGTGGTTATCAACTCTACGTCTGCTGGACTCACTGGAGGCTTGCCTCAGGTTTCTGCAACTATCTTCTCCTCTACTACTATTAGCTACGACATGATCTATGGTGCCGGTAAAACACTATTTAATAGCTGGGCACTAGAGCAGGGCGTAGTTAAAGCCTATGACGGACTGGGTATGCTGGTGGGGCAGGCAGCGGAGAGCTTTATGTTGTGGCGTGGCATTAGACCGGGAGCTAAACAAGTTCTTCGCGAGCTTAGAAAGAATCTAGAGGGAATGTAA
- a CDS encoding HesA/MoeB/ThiF family protein, producing the protein MLTDQEFMRYQRQIMLPEFGEVGQLALRNAKVLVIGCGGLGHAVATQLAASGVGSLVLFDFDKIELSNLHRQTSYRESDVGQFKSEALKRLIEERNSGTRVRCVNRKADLNLLRLELPQADLVVDCTDNFSIRHQVNHACVEHNCPLVSGAAIGWDGQLVYFSNQNSSACYSCLYPSTQDVEARNCSEAGVLGANVNAIAHLQAMLAIRAITEPHTLESGALTLFDGRAFRFSNFQIDKDTGCSICSNKEKAHV; encoded by the coding sequence ATGTTAACTGACCAAGAATTCATGCGTTATCAGCGTCAGATAATGCTTCCTGAGTTTGGTGAAGTAGGGCAATTGGCTTTAAGGAACGCCAAAGTACTAGTGATTGGCTGTGGTGGATTGGGTCATGCGGTTGCTACTCAATTAGCCGCGAGTGGTGTGGGAAGCTTAGTCCTGTTTGATTTCGATAAAATAGAGCTGAGTAATCTACACCGGCAAACCTCATATCGAGAATCCGACGTGGGCCAGTTCAAATCGGAGGCTCTAAAAAGGTTAATTGAGGAACGTAATAGCGGCACACGAGTACGTTGCGTGAATCGTAAGGCAGACCTTAACCTACTTAGACTTGAGCTTCCCCAGGCTGATCTCGTGGTAGATTGCACGGATAATTTTAGTATTCGACATCAAGTCAATCATGCTTGTGTAGAACATAACTGCCCGTTAGTCAGTGGTGCAGCTATAGGGTGGGATGGCCAATTGGTCTATTTTAGCAACCAAAATAGCAGTGCCTGCTACTCATGCTTATATCCATCTACTCAAGATGTCGAAGCACGTAACTGCAGTGAAGCAGGTGTGCTAGGCGCGAATGTGAATGCGATAGCCCATCTGCAAGCTATGTTGGCCATTCGAGCTATCACAGAACCACACACATTAGAGTCTGGTGCTTTGACCTTGTTTGACGGTCGAGCATTCAGATTTTCTAACTTTCAAATTGATAAAGACACTGGTTGCAGCATCTGCTCAAACAAGGAGAAAGCTCATGTCTGA
- the thiH gene encoding 2-iminoacetate synthase ThiH, producing MSFTQVFEQLDWSSISLDIMSKTEVDVRRALAKTKLDLEDFKALISPAAEPYLEQMAQLSHQRTRQRFGSNIGMYVPLYLSNLCANECTYCGFSMQNRIKRKTLDAAEIDLEIDALKKMEFDSVLLVTGEHQNKVGMDYFRQAVPQIKEHFNYLALEVQPLDEDEYAELKTLGMDAVMVYQETYNPITYAEHHLRGSKKDFFYRLETPDRLAKAGVDKIGIGALIGLDNWRVDSFFVAAHLDYLERAYWRTRYSISLPRLRPCEGGVQPKSVLNDKQMVQLICAYRIFNQHVDLSLSTRESASFRDNIMPLGVTTVSAASKTQPGGYAVDQEQLEQFEISDERSASDVANAIKQRGLEPVWRDWTAIYSG from the coding sequence ATGAGCTTCACTCAGGTATTTGAACAGCTAGATTGGAGCTCTATTTCATTAGACATTATGTCTAAGACTGAGGTGGATGTTCGTCGCGCACTTGCTAAAACTAAACTCGATCTAGAAGACTTCAAAGCCTTGATCTCACCTGCCGCTGAACCTTACTTAGAGCAGATGGCACAACTTTCCCATCAGAGAACTCGCCAGCGCTTTGGTTCAAATATAGGTATGTATGTACCGTTGTACCTTTCGAACCTGTGTGCGAATGAATGTACCTATTGTGGCTTCTCTATGCAAAATCGCATTAAGCGTAAAACATTAGATGCGGCAGAGATAGATCTAGAGATAGATGCTTTAAAAAAGATGGAGTTTGATAGTGTTCTTCTGGTAACCGGTGAGCATCAGAATAAGGTGGGAATGGACTACTTCAGGCAGGCTGTTCCTCAGATTAAAGAGCACTTTAATTACTTGGCTTTAGAAGTACAGCCTCTAGATGAAGATGAGTATGCTGAGCTGAAGACACTTGGTATGGATGCGGTGATGGTCTATCAGGAGACCTACAACCCAATTACGTACGCAGAGCACCATCTACGCGGTTCAAAGAAAGACTTTTTCTACCGTCTCGAAACACCAGACCGTCTAGCAAAAGCTGGCGTTGACAAGATAGGTATAGGTGCACTGATTGGTCTGGATAACTGGCGTGTGGATAGCTTCTTCGTGGCAGCACACCTAGATTATCTAGAACGAGCTTACTGGCGAACTCGTTATAGTATTTCGCTTCCAAGACTTCGACCTTGTGAGGGTGGAGTGCAGCCTAAATCAGTATTGAACGACAAACAAATGGTTCAGCTGATCTGTGCCTATCGCATCTTTAACCAGCACGTAGATTTGTCTTTGTCTACGCGAGAGTCGGCAAGCTTCCGGGACAATATCATGCCGCTTGGCGTGACCACGGTGTCAGCAGCTTCAAAAACCCAACCTGGTGGATACGCGGTAGACCAAGAGCAACTCGAACAGTTTGAGATCTCTGATGAGCGAAGTGCTTCAGATGTGGCAAATGCGATTAAGCAGAGAGGGCTTGAACCGGTTTGGAGAGACTGGACAGCAATCTATTCTGGATAG
- the crcB gene encoding fluoride efflux transporter CrcB, translated as MGQFATLGFIAIGGALGACSRYLISELCVVLLGRGFPYGTLTVNVVGSFIMGMLVALFENEVIVTDPWRQIIGLGFLGALTTFSTFSMDNVLMFQQGAYWKAGLNIALNVTLSISACLIAFQMFLKN; from the coding sequence ATGGGGCAGTTTGCAACACTTGGTTTTATTGCAATTGGGGGCGCACTAGGTGCTTGTTCTCGTTATTTAATCTCAGAGCTGTGCGTGGTATTGCTTGGTAGGGGATTCCCATACGGTACCCTCACTGTAAACGTGGTGGGTTCTTTTATCATGGGTATGTTGGTTGCCCTGTTTGAGAATGAAGTAATAGTGACTGACCCGTGGCGTCAGATTATTGGTCTTGGCTTTCTTGGTGCTTTGACTACCTTCTCTACTTTCTCTATGGATAACGTGCTGATGTTCCAGCAGGGTGCATATTGGAAGGCTGGTCTGAATATCGCATTGAACGTGACTCTGAGTATTTCTGCTTGTTTGATTGCCTTTCAAATGTTTCTTAAAAACTAA
- a CDS encoding thiazole synthase, which produces MLTIANKTFSSRLFTGTGKYANSQIMAESIKASDSELVTMALKRVDVHDNQDDILKPLIDMGVNLLPNTSGAKNAEDAVFAAHLAREALGTEWVKLEIHPDPKYLMPDPIETLKAAEQLVKDGFVVLPYCHADPVLCKRLEEVGCAAVMPLGAPIGTNKGLVSDEFLKIIIEQARVPVIVDAGIGAPSHAAKAMEMGADAVLVNTAMATAADPIAIGRAFRLAVEAGRMAFESGLASQQSSASASSPMTAFLDTNYEAKL; this is translated from the coding sequence ATGCTGACAATTGCAAACAAGACTTTTTCTTCAAGACTTTTTACTGGTACAGGTAAGTACGCTAACAGCCAAATCATGGCAGAGTCGATTAAAGCATCTGACTCAGAGTTGGTTACCATGGCCCTGAAGCGTGTAGATGTTCACGATAACCAAGACGATATTCTTAAGCCTCTAATTGATATGGGTGTAAATCTTCTCCCTAATACCTCGGGTGCTAAGAATGCTGAGGATGCAGTCTTTGCAGCTCATCTAGCTAGAGAAGCACTTGGTACTGAGTGGGTAAAACTAGAAATTCACCCAGACCCTAAATATTTAATGCCAGACCCAATAGAGACATTAAAGGCCGCTGAGCAGTTGGTTAAAGATGGCTTTGTTGTCTTGCCTTATTGTCATGCTGACCCAGTTTTATGTAAGCGATTAGAGGAAGTGGGTTGTGCAGCAGTAATGCCATTGGGCGCTCCGATCGGTACAAATAAAGGACTAGTTTCTGATGAGTTCTTGAAGATCATTATAGAGCAAGCACGTGTTCCGGTAATCGTTGATGCAGGTATCGGAGCTCCTTCTCATGCAGCAAAAGCGATGGAGATGGGTGCTGATGCAGTATTGGTTAACACAGCTATGGCAACAGCGGCAGACCCGATTGCGATAGGCCGAGCGTTTAGGCTTGCGGTTGAAGCTGGTCGTATGGCATTTGAATCAGGACTGGCTAGTCAGCAGAGTAGTGCATCCGCATCTAGCCCTATGACTGCATTTCTTGATACCAACTACGAGGCTAAGCTATGA
- the thiS gene encoding sulfur carrier protein ThiS → MSDTEIRFNDKPLVLEKPTSVEQLVKEQELPETGFAIALNNKVLPRSKWADKQLEHGDSVNLFRAIAGG, encoded by the coding sequence ATGTCTGATACAGAGATTAGATTTAACGACAAGCCACTGGTACTGGAGAAACCTACCAGTGTCGAGCAATTGGTTAAAGAACAAGAACTACCTGAAACCGGATTTGCCATAGCACTTAATAATAAGGTGCTACCACGTTCGAAGTGGGCAGATAAGCAACTAGAGCATGGCGACTCTGTAAACCTATTTAGAGCAATAGCAGGGGGTTAA
- a CDS encoding DUF1488 family protein, whose protein sequence is MNQSIIFTDQAVWSDTDKVVVFTAQQQGQLIECRVAVSYLEQLSQLKIEQEKAALKVFSEFRFDLEDLAEELIEAEEFNASGQIEIS, encoded by the coding sequence ATGAACCAATCTATCATCTTCACTGATCAAGCTGTCTGGTCTGATACTGATAAGGTGGTTGTCTTCACTGCACAGCAACAGGGGCAACTAATCGAGTGTCGAGTAGCGGTGAGTTATCTAGAGCAACTTTCTCAGCTCAAGATTGAACAAGAAAAAGCGGCGCTCAAGGTGTTTTCTGAGTTCCGCTTCGATCTAGAGGACTTAGCTGAGGAGCTAATAGAGGCGGAAGAGTTTAACGCCTCAGGTCAGATAGAGATCAGTTAA
- the thiE gene encoding thiamine phosphate synthase: MEPLFISVPNAYKGLESELVSVSDTAQKAGFTALNINLKLTDEADIVFRCGQINYSISALSQAEYKLAKLTSGEVWTLLFTSHIDTLTTPEGAIISADWAGEGFSSSTSETLLGRIIGALALEYLVEDAFLLARALGSVSCETWPNHIDHFPKLATTIKSPVVTRKASKCSRLYPVVDSIELIEELVKLDLDIVQLRIKDKQPVEVEADIQRAVELGKAHNVDVVINDYWQTALDSDAACIHLGQEDLQSLSSSALLESNIGLGISTHGYYEILNALQYKPSYLALGHIFPTPTKDMPSSPQGLTKLGFYQSVIDSIERAHGISLPTVAIGGIDDQRAPRVIKTGVDSVAVVRAVTQADDRNKAVQQFQTMFKPEVATC; this comes from the coding sequence ATGGAACCACTATTCATTTCAGTACCTAATGCGTACAAGGGCTTAGAGTCCGAACTAGTATCAGTATCTGATACTGCCCAAAAAGCCGGTTTTACCGCACTAAATATCAATCTTAAACTGACTGACGAAGCCGATATCGTGTTTCGTTGCGGTCAGATTAACTACTCAATTTCTGCCTTATCCCAGGCCGAATACAAACTCGCTAAGTTAACTTCTGGTGAAGTATGGACACTATTATTTACTTCCCATATAGATACACTGACAACTCCTGAAGGCGCTATAATCAGCGCTGATTGGGCAGGTGAGGGATTCAGCTCTAGTACTAGCGAAACTTTGCTAGGACGCATCATAGGGGCACTAGCGTTGGAGTATCTGGTTGAGGATGCTTTTTTGCTTGCTAGAGCACTAGGAAGTGTTTCATGTGAAACCTGGCCAAACCATATCGATCATTTTCCTAAGCTAGCTACAACGATTAAATCCCCTGTGGTAACTAGAAAAGCTTCTAAATGTAGCAGGCTTTACCCTGTGGTTGACTCAATAGAGCTGATCGAAGAGTTGGTGAAACTAGACCTTGATATCGTTCAGCTTCGAATCAAAGACAAGCAACCTGTAGAGGTAGAAGCTGATATTCAAAGAGCGGTTGAACTGGGTAAAGCGCATAACGTTGATGTCGTGATCAACGACTACTGGCAGACAGCACTAGATTCAGACGCTGCTTGTATTCACCTTGGACAAGAAGATCTGCAAAGCTTGTCCAGTTCGGCATTGCTTGAGAGCAATATAGGCTTGGGTATCTCGACCCATGGCTATTACGAGATCCTGAATGCCCTACAGTACAAGCCATCCTACCTTGCACTAGGACATATTTTCCCGACGCCTACTAAAGATATGCCTTCATCGCCTCAGGGGCTGACCAAGTTAGGTTTCTATCAGAGTGTGATTGACTCAATAGAGCGGGCTCATGGCATCTCACTTCCGACAGTTGCCATCGGTGGTATTGACGATCAGCGTGCACCTAGAGTTATCAAAACGGGTGTAGACAGTGTTGCTGTAGTAAGGGCAGTTACTCAAGCCGATGATAGAAATAAAGCCGTTCAGCAATTTCAGACTATGTTTAAGCCTGAGGTTGCTACATGTTAA